Part of the Zingiber officinale cultivar Zhangliang chromosome 6A, Zo_v1.1, whole genome shotgun sequence genome, AATAACAGATATTCAGGACTACAAGTAAATCTACTCTGTGTTTCCGCAAAGATCCTCAACAAATCTGCTAAATAATCTTAGATTTCCATGATCTTTTGTTCTTTAGGATTTTCGCGGCCACTTGGAATGTGGGTGGGAGGTCCCCACCAAAGAACTTGAATCTCTTGGATTGGATTCATGCTTCTTCTCCTGCAGATATATATGTTTTAGGGTTAGTTTTTTTGTATCGTTCTTTTAGCCATTTATCAAGGAATTGTAGTACCAAAGATCCATTATATAAATATACTTCACAAAAACCTGTTACTTCTGTGTTTTCAGGTTTCAAGAGATTGTTCCACTCAATGCTGGAAATGTTCTTGGAACAGAAGACAACGGTCCAGCCAAGAAGTGGCTATGGCTTATTAGAAAGACTCTCAACAGTCCCGATACATGCGGCTCAGATAGCTACCATACTCCCTCTCCTGTTCCAGATCCTATCTTGGAATTAAATGCTGATTTTGAGAGGTCATCAGCGAGGCGGAAGACTTCTGCATTCCTTCACCGACGTTCCTTCCATTCGCTCAGCTGTAGTTCAAGAATAGAAGGGGATACCATGTTTCCTCACCTCATGCAGGATCGCCGATTCAGTGTTTGTGAAAGAGTTAGTATTGGGAGCAGGCCAAGTGATTTTGATCCCAGTTCAAGGGGTGAAGGCCCTGAAGAATCATCTGGTGAAGAAAACATTGATGAGGAATCACCTAATGCACTCTTTGTCTCTCCATTTTATGGTTGTGGTGCTCCTCCAAATAGCAAAGAAAGAGATAGGTTTTCTGCAAATTCCAGGTACTCACTTTCATAACTTTCTCATAGATCTTCTGTCTGAACAATTGGCCATCCCTAAGTCGACTTATTGAATGAGTGACACTGATATTTAACCCATATCAGTGTCAGGTATTGTTTCGTTGCAAGCAAGCAGATGGTTGGAATATTTCTTACAATTTGGGTGCGCAGTGATATTAGAGATGATGTGAGAAACTTGAAGGTTTCATGTGTTGGCCGAGGATTGATGGGTTATCTCGGAAACAAGGTAATGACATGCCTCTCGCTACATCAAGATGTTACAGTGTTACCATTTATCTCATTTGTATATGAAGtgtacatatcatggcatgtatCGTTATATGTTTTTGACTTAATGAAAAATGACATTGGATTTTCATTTTCTAGCATCAATGCTACAAATATTTCCTTTTCTATTCCATAACATACTtgctgtatttttttttgttattattttaaactttttccCTTAGCAAATTGTAGAAAAATCAATGCCCACTTGTTTATCTATTCTGCTATTTAATTATGATAATTTAAGATGTTGTTCCCTCTTACAGGGTTCTATATCAATAAGCATGTCTTTGCATAAAACAAGCTTCTGCTTCATCTGTAGTCACTTGACTTCTGGGCAGAAAGAAGGAGATGAATTACGCAGAAACTCAGATGTCATGGAGATTCTAAAGAAGACTAGATTTCCCCCGGTCAAGAGAGGTAATAATGAAAAGCCACTTGAAACAATTCTCGATCATGAGTAAGTTCATTCCCATTGTTTACTCAAATTCCTTCCATATATGAAGGCCGTGAAAAAGGCTTCGAATAAACTTGTTTCCCTTGCTTATCTTATCTCAGTCGCATAATATGGCTCGGGGATTTGAATTACCGCATTGGTCTTTCTTATCGGTCGGTGAAGGCTCTAGTTGAAATGCGAAACTGGAGAGCATTATTGGAAAAGGATCAGGTCATTTACCAACTATTTTCAAATCACCGCATTGGTCTTTTATGATGTCTGTAAATTATGAAGGTTTGGTATCATTCTTGACTTGCCACTTTAAACAGCTCCGAATAGAGCAACGATGCGGTCGCGTATTCGAGGATTGGAAAGAAGGAAGGATTTATTTTCCTCCAACTTATAAATATTCAAACAACTCTGATCAATATGCAGGAGATGAAATGAACCCAAAGGAGAAGCAGCGGACACCTGCATGGTAAAAATTAATTAGTGTTTAGGCATGAATATTTTCAGCTTCCAAACTCTTACTTCTGAGCCCATTTAAATGTTTTATGAAGGTGCGATCGCATATTATGGTTTGGAAGAGGTCTTAGTCAGTTGTCTTATGTCCGAGGAGAGTCCAGGTTTTCTGACCACAGACCTGTTTTCAGCACTTTCACTGCAAAGGTTGAAATGGCGAATTATAGTCAATGCAAGAACATGGGTTATTGTAGTTCTCGTGTAGAGGTGGAAGAACTCTTAGCATATTCACAGGGTTTTGGCGGGCTATGCTAGTACTAAAGCAGGTGTAAGATCCCATTCAATAATTTAGGTACACTTTCATGCCTGCCGAAAGGaatgcatatttttatttttatactaGATAACCTGACAAGTTTTTTGGATGCTGAGTCACTCTCTGTTATCTTTTTCATGGTATTGTAGATGTGCAGTAACATTTGATAAATGATCTAATATCCCGCCTTGTGAGGCAGCAAGCAGTTCTTCTGATCA contains:
- the LOC121995660 gene encoding type IV inositol polyphosphate 5-phosphatase 7-like isoform X2; amino-acid sequence: MRDDDPKKSKLSWSKAFVKKWFNIKSKGQDNHVDEIASKDSRQWKADISEREACTLKKSRTDRLLREIDHVRQGRFDLHSPQITDIQDYKIFAATWNVGGRSPPKNLNLLDWIHASSPADIYVLGFQEIVPLNAGNVLGTEDNGPAKKWLWLIRKTLNSPDTCGSDSYHTPSPVPDPILELNADFERSSARRKTSAFLHRRSFHSLSCSSRIEGDTMFPHLMQDRRFSVCERVSIGSRPSDFDPSSRGEGPEESSGEENIDEESPNALFVSPFYGCGAPPNSKERDRFSANSSVRYCFVASKQMVGIFLTIWVRSDIRDDVRNLKVSCVGRGLMGYLGNKKEGDELRRNSDVMEILKKTRFPPVKRGNNEKPLETILDHDRIIWLGDLNYRIGLSYRSVKALVEMRNWRALLEKDQLRIEQRCGRVFEDWKEGRIYFPPTYKYSNNSDQYAGDEMNPKEKQRTPAWCDRILWFGRGLSQLSYVRGESRFSDHRPVFSTFTAKVEMANYSQCKNMGYCSSRVEVEELLAYSQGFGGLC
- the LOC121995660 gene encoding type IV inositol polyphosphate 5-phosphatase 7-like isoform X1, with translation MRDDDPKKSKLSWSKAFVKKWFNIKSKGQDNHVDEIASKDSRQWKADISEREACTLKKSRTDRLLREIDHVRQGRFDLHSPQITDIQDYKIFAATWNVGGRSPPKNLNLLDWIHASSPADIYVLGFQEIVPLNAGNVLGTEDNGPAKKWLWLIRKTLNSPDTCGSDSYHTPSPVPDPILELNADFERSSARRKTSAFLHRRSFHSLSCSSRIEGDTMFPHLMQDRRFSVCERVSIGSRPSDFDPSSRGEGPEESSGEENIDEESPNALFVSPFYGCGAPPNSKERDRFSANSSVRYCFVASKQMVGIFLTIWVRSDIRDDVRNLKVSCVGRGLMGYLGNKGSISISMSLHKTSFCFICSHLTSGQKEGDELRRNSDVMEILKKTRFPPVKRGNNEKPLETILDHDRIIWLGDLNYRIGLSYRSVKALVEMRNWRALLEKDQLRIEQRCGRVFEDWKEGRIYFPPTYKYSNNSDQYAGDEMNPKEKQRTPAWCDRILWFGRGLSQLSYVRGESRFSDHRPVFSTFTAKVEMANYSQCKNMGYCSSRVEVEELLAYSQGFGGLC
- the LOC121995660 gene encoding type IV inositol polyphosphate 5-phosphatase 7-like isoform X3; the encoded protein is MRDDDPKKSKLSWSKAFVKKWFNIKSKGQDNHVDEIASKDSRQWKADISEREACTLKKSRTDRLLREIDHVRQGRFDLHSPQITDIQDYKIFAATWNVGGRSPPKNLNLLDWIHASSPADIYVLGFQEIVPLNAGNVLGTEDNGPAKKWLWLIRKTLNSPDTCGSDSYHTPSPVPDPILELNADFERSSARRKTSAFLHRRSFHSLSCSSRIEGDTMFPHLMQDRRFSVCERVSIGSRPSDFDPSSRGEGPEESSGEENIDEESPNALFVSPFYGCGAPPNSKERDRFSANSSVRYCFVASKQMVGIFLTIWVRSDIRDDVRNLKVSCVGRGLMGYLGNKGSISISMSLHKTSFCFICSHLTSGQKEGDELRRNSDVMEILKKTRFPPVKRVA